DNA sequence from the Syngnathus acus chromosome 5, fSynAcu1.2, whole genome shotgun sequence genome:
TAATAAGAAGTTGGGCTGTTTGAGTCACCACAGCACTTGGTTCTCTTTGTCGTAGTGAGATCCTGGGCCGCCAAGAGCTGTGGAACGTGGTCCTTTGCGTGCCTGCTTGTCTTTCAGTGGTCCATGCGATGGTGATGCCTTATCTTCCCGAAGCGCCCAGATATTTGTTCATCGAGAAACGAGATGACAAAGGTTGCCAAAAAGGTGAGCGAAATGCATCGTTTTCCTATCATTCTAAATCGAATTTACAAATTGTAATTTATCCCTTGCAGCTCTTCAGAGCCTCTGGGGCCAAGGTGAATTCAAACAGGAAATGGAGGAGATGTTGACTGAGCAGGCAATGATGGAAGCGGCCCCAACTAAAAGTCCTCTGCTGCTCCTTCAGGACCAAACAGTCCGATGGCAGCTTATCACCATGTCCACCATCTACTGCTGCAACCAGTTATCGGGCATGTCCGTGGTAAGGATGTTGTTAACCcgaacaaaaaatatgaactTCTCTCCTATTCCCACATCATCTCCTTCATTCCCAGGTCAGCACTTTTGCTTTTGATATCTTTCGAAGAGCAGGGATCCCAACGGATCAAATCCGTTACATTACTATCGGACTTGGCATAACGGAAATGATCACGTCCATATCATGCGTGAGTATCTGCAATTCTGTTGTTCTTCTACTTACCCTTGACCATCAATAGCCATGTCTGATTAAAACTTGGATTAGCCCCAAATTAGTAAATATAGTTTCACCATCTCCTTTAGCAGatgacaatatttttgttttaaaacacaatttacattcatgtgtgcctttctttctttctttcctccagGGTTTGATAATTGAGCATGCGGGAAGGAGGCCACTCTTCTGGGGGGGTTATGCCATCATGTCTGCATGCTGGCTCTCAGTTACTGTCGTGCTCAACTTGAAAGTAAAAATTCTGCCGTGGTTGCAACCATGTGACATGTCTGACTAGGATATATTCAAACGCTTACACATCGTAATTCTTCTCGCAGGGTTCTAATGCCTGGGCTCCCTACCTGACTGCTGTCTTGAtcatcctcttcatcatcttcttcTCTGGAGGGCCAGGTATCAGCATGAATGAAAATCAAGCTTCTGATTTTTCTTTGCCTagtgaatgcatttttttttctacttcacGCAAGGGGCAGCAGCAGGAACCCTCAACAGTGAAATCTTCATTCAGTCCAATCGGGTGTCTTCGTTTGTCATCTTCGGGATTCAGCGCTGGTCTGTATATGCCGTGATGGGCCTGGCCTTTCCCATACTCATTGTAAGTACACCAATCAGACGTGGTGGCATGATTTGTAAGGACGGTCCAGTCAACAcaacactttattttttctttcaggatGCACTGGACACGTACTGCTTTGTGATTTTTGCCTGCATGTCCCTGCTGGGTTGCATTTACATCTTCTTCATCCTGCCTGAGACCAAAGGGAAGACGCTGCTGGAGATCTCAGACCAGTTTAAAGCCATCACCGTCTGTGGGAAGTCTTTTCAAGAAGAGAGCCAAATGGAGACCAAGTTATAGGGCCACACTGCATTAGgcgagaaataaaaacatatcaaATCGAAGCCTGATGACCGAAAGTGTTGCATAGATAGTCCCTAAAAGTGATACTTGAAAAAAGtatgaacaaataaatgaatgcaacactAAACATCCTGATAGCGCAGGGAGGATGTGCGCCGCTAGAGGGTGCTGTTTATGTTTCAAAAACCTACAGTGGAATATAATCGCTAATAAACAGAATTGTACAGTTAAACTAAATGTGTCTGACAATCCTTGTTGTAAGATGTGATCGTTTTTTCTTGCATTAGAAGTGTAATGTTTGtggttttgtattttaatattgtcTGTGACAtactttataataaaattttatttaactTAATTGCAGGGCTGATTTGGAATTATTTCCTTTCACTGAGGTCTGACTGTTTTGGAGTTGAGTTACTGTCCTCGTGAATTATGACTAATAAGTCATCACTCAAGTGACCAAATGATAGATTGatatgatagatagatagatagatagatagatagatagatagatagatagatagatagatagatagacagacatacatacatacatacatacatacatacatacatacatggatggccactttattagggaaatatcatggtcaaaggtcacaggtgtcaagctctagtcctcggggccgcgttccaacatgttttccaagtgaccctcgttaagcgcacctgcgtgaaaacttttagctcctttcacgttctgcaggagctaaaacttttcacgcaggtgcacttaacgagggaatcacacggacactccattaggtacacctccattttcaagtgtacctaataacaggccactttattagggaaatatcatggtcaaaggtcacaggtgtcaagctctagtcctcggggccgcgttccaacatgttttccaagtgaccctcgttaagcgcacctgcgtgaaaacttttagctcctttcacgttctgcaggagctaaaacttttcacgcaggtgcacttaacgagggaatcacacggacactccattaggtacacctccattttcaagtgtacctaataacaggccactttattagggaaatatcatggtcaaaggtcacaggtgtcaagctctagtcctcggggccgcgttccaacatgttttccaagtgaccctcgttaagcgcacctgcgtgaaaacttttagctcctttcacgttctgcaggagctaaaacttttcacgcaggtgcacttaacgagggaatcacacggacactccattaggtacacctccattttcaagtgtacctaataacaggccactttattagggaaatatcatggtcaaaggtcacaggtgtcaagctctagtcctcggggccacgttccaacatgttttccaagtgaccctcgttaagcgcacctgcgtgaaaagttttagctcctttcacgttctgcaggagctaaaacttttcacgcaggtgcacttaacgagggaatcacacggacactccattaggtacacctccatttgcaagtgtacctaataacaggccactttattagggaaatatggtcaaaggtcacaggtgtcaagctctggtctaaaatggcggtgtacctaatggagtgtccgtgtgattccctcgttaagtgcacctgcatgaaaagtttttggtcactttcacgttctgcaggagctaaaacttttcacgcaggtgcacttaacgagggagtCACACGggcactccattaggtacaccgccattttcaagtgtacctaataacaggtcactttattagggaaatatcatggtcaaaggtcacaggtgtcaagctctcgtccttggggccgcattccaacatgttttccaagattccctcgttaagtgcacctgcgtgaaaacttttagctcctgcagacgtgaaaatgaccaaaaacttttcacgcaggtgtgtttaacgagggtaacttggaaaacatattggaacgcggcccctcgaggactggaagtcgacacccctggtttaagtgaaaagtgccacacccgccctcacccccactttctgattggctggttgttctgtgacatcactcggacactctattaggtacaccgccattttcaagtgtacctaataacaggccactttattagggaaatatcatggtcaaaggtcacaggtgtcaagctctcgtccttggggccgcattccaacatgttttccaagattccctcgttaagtgcacctgcgtgaaaacttttagctcctgcagacgtgaaaatgaccaaaaacttttcacgcaggtgtgtttaacgagggtaacttggaaaacatattggaacgtggcccctcgaggactggaagtcgacacccctggtttaagtgaaaagtgccacacccgccctcacccccactttctgattggctggttgttctgtgacatcactcggacactctattaggtacaccgccatttttaggtgtacctaataacaggccagttcattagggaaaaatcatggccaaagcttaactgaaagtgaaaagtgccacacccgccctcacccccacctcctgattggctggttgatctgtgacgtcacacggacactccattaggtacaccaccattttcaagagtacctaataacttcatgcatttttttgtacttctcaagaatgtgtattttactacttgctctttattttgggggacaccaacaccagcagttaaccaaatgtcagatttttatgttttcatgcccaaaaaaataaaaacaaggaataaaacaccagacaagttttaacataaatgtttattaaaataataataataataaaagtaaatttcaaaccagcaatctaatgtgaaattgcagtagatatattggataacaatttTAAGCGTGTATATGCAtacatatatgcatatatataatCTCCCCgctgttgcataacggcgcatcctttcatgcaataaagttagtcgttagcttggagaaaacgaacacaaaagaagtggtgttttagtgtgtggttctttctttccttggcaaatcgtttatctacattctggctcaCGTTCATTCACGCAAGGAGCCACAACACGTTCAatacaatacatacaatatatacatacaatatatacatacaatacatagatagatagatagatagatagatagatagatagatagatagatagatagatagatagatagatagatagatagatagatagatagatagatagatagatagatagatagatatacaGTATACAGATGGGACACCTCCTGGCCAGGTAGTGAGTGAGTGAACGTCTCACAGAGTGGGAGAGGGGCCATCCATGTCATGAACAAGATCGAGCCCTCCAGCCAAGCAACTTTGAGGTTGGCGCCCATCATGCAATCCTCTCTTAAGGCAAGATGCCCTTTGGGCTGCAGGCTTGGCTGATGAAACCatgtatagtaaggcttttatttatttatttttatcatcattattgaATAACTGTATAGTAAatcctttttattattaaaaatgttcatgtaTAGTAAgggtttttattattaaataactGTCCATACTtagcaaatctttttttttttttaaattaaaaaatgaccatgtataGGAAGGCTTAAATTACCATATTATATTGTAAGGCTTCAAAAATACTACAATCATAGCACTcatagagacaaacaaccaatcAAAGAGGCGAGATGGGGGTCTCTCAATGACAACATTACTCAAAACCTAAGTCTTTTGAACTGGTTTGTCAGTTTTCATTCTGTCAAAAATGctttgtatcttttttttaaatttttttttattcgtcCACACAATTACAGGATAAGGCTTTACTTTGAAGTCCTAATGTATTCACATCACATCAAATAGATTAAGCAGTCTGTCTGAAATGTAAGTCACATGCTTGGACTGCTGTTTTTGGATGCAGCACAGCTGACTATTTCATCAGCCCACGAAAGTCGAGGTCATGTGACGCAAACTCACTAACATGCCAGTCGTGCCAACAGCATTAAAACGCTCCGTCGCCTCTAATCATGAACTAAGGGCTGAAACACTTTGTACATAACATACAGTAGGTGTGTGCGCTAATGTGGCTTAGGAGGGCTAGCAGCAATAATCCTCATTTACCATATGGAGGTCAGATGCAATCCAATTTACAGTATGACACGTCTTGTTACGCTTTTATGCATCCAGACACTTAACATAACAGTATTTAAACTGAGTGTTATGCTGGTGAAACAAAGTTCAAATAAAACTGGTTGTGAATGAGAAAGGAGAAGCGGGAGTAAAACAGGCCGAGTTGTCAGCTTGATGGTTGAGATGTGCCCCACGATTGGCCAGCGACCAATCCAGGGTGTGCTTTCTACGCTGCAGTTCAGCCACAAACCTCAACAGGATAAACAGTACAGCAAATGGGTGGACGGGTGTTTAACATTATCCAATACATTAAAAGCATTTCACAAGCTTGACGTCACCATATGGCCTGTGGATGTTTTGAAGCCTCCTGTTTGGTTTGGCAGATTTGGCCTTATCATCTGGGCGCATTGGGACCACATGAGACCACAATGGAATGACAGGGTGGAACTGCGGTAGAGCACTTCGATCTGTGGTTGTAAATTGTCAATCATGTGGTAGCCATGCCCTGACAAACACCCCTGTTTCCTACGTAAACGTCATTTATAAAAAGATCAGGCTGTGAGGATGAGCATTTGACAGCGTCTTGATTTAACGAAGGTCACACCCTGCAGAGagttaggggaaaaaaaatttacaTCTGTGTTAGTCTTCAATTCCAATATATGTAACATattgtgattttaaaaagtaactGTAGACAGATTACATGAAAAAAGTAACTCATTATATAAGTCATTATTGTAAAAACTTTGCAGCACACTCAAATGatcagacaatattttttatttgatttcaaaacaggATTTTACAACACAGATGGTTTGTTAGCATGAGAATAAATTGGCATGGCTTGTTTAGTAGCAACTGTAGAAGGAGACCTGGAGCAAAGAAGTTCTTTAAGAGTGAGTTTGACAACTATGCAAATTGTTGAAATACAAAATCCCAGTGTGCTCAAGTTCCCATTCTTAAGCGCTGATGCAATACAACCAAAGATTTGGTTTCAAATGCCATCTTGCATATATTACCAATCCAACTCTACTTCAAAGTCCACTGCGGATTATTATTCATGTATGCACCAAACTGCTATGCTGAACAGTCACGCACTTGTTTGACACACTCGAGAGAGAAAAACacaagctgtcaatcaaactaATGGCTGAAATAATCCTCTATTCCAAATTCAGGATCAGCTCAGCCATGTCTCATGCGTACGCTGTTCGTCTTGTTATCTACTGTGTATCTACATATATTTAATACGTATAAAAATATGAGGCCTCATTTACAaccatatttacatttatgacTTCCTTAACTTAAGTGAAATTATTAGTTCATTTAGCTATGTACATACTATCAGTCAAATACAACAGCGCGGCctatttgggggaaaaaaaaaaaaaaaaaaaatcacaccatGAAAAGCTAAATTGTACCAAACAGACtatatgcatttaaaaaaattgcacatcagctttaaaaaataaaaatattgagtCGATAAAACTCTgcatgagagaaaaaaattggTCACTGCTCAACAGACAATTTTAATCAGAGGTGTCCCTTGATATATTTTTGACGctgctaatttttttttcaggtttttgagatattttatttgtttctaaGTTTGACCTATAAAATCTTGTGTAATGCACACATGCTTCGTATTTTATCGCAAAATGTTGAGCAATCTGATTAATACAACGACAAACAATGCTGTGTTTCACGCTTCACGACTGCAGTTTGCTACTGCCTATTGCTCAAGCAGACTATAAATGAACTTTGTCCATCTGTTCTCCAGACTCGACTCAAGCTGCGGCACAAAGCAAAACGTTAGGAAATAATGCAGTTCTTGCTTTTCCGCCGTTTGTGCGTACTCAGCTGCGCACCGCGGTTGGTCCCTCCCATCCCGCTGCTGTACTTGTGGACCAGCTCCTGATTGCTGAGGTAGCGCATCTGGAGGGGTCGGGGGATGGGCTCCCCCAGGAAGTAACCTTCGTCCTCTGACTCCGATGACGACGAGCAAGTGGAGCACCAGTCGTCGTCATAGTCGTCCCAGGAGTACTGATTCAAGCCCGTGCGTCGCCCGGCTCCTGGGTTCTGGAGCGATAAGTCTGACGTGGTCCTGGGGCACTGCCGAAACAGTTGAGGTTGGTATCTCCCTCCTCCCATGACTCCAAAGTGCTCTCTGGCGCTCCTCGGGGGAGGAAAGCGGTCGTAATCCTCTCGAACGTGAAGCTGCGGTCTTTCCTGAGGTCTCACCCTGCGCTCGGCAACCAAGTTGAGAGCGTTTTCTGAGCGAGAACGTTGGGATCTTCTGgagcggtggtggtggtggtgcctCCGTCTCTGAGGAGTTTCCTCCGGCACTTCAATCCTGACGCTTGCTCCTCTCACACCGCTTACCCTGCGCTCACTTATGGGTGGCAGGCGGGCAGCGTTGGCGCTGCTCACCAGACTCGTTCTGTCTTCCTCCTGGTAGGTGAATCCAGGAGGTAAATGAGCGGAGCTCCTGCCCACCCCTGAACCAGAGGGATCACAATACTGCAACTGGTACTGAGAAGACCTGGAGGGATTGATTTCCATGTAGGGCTGACCACCGTTGACACCGTGAAGGGAGTCAGAGCTCTGAAATTGAACCGAGGAGTTAAGGGTTTTCTCCGAGACGTTCATTCCAGGGTCTTTGCTCAGATCAGGCATGGAGAAACGCGACAGGTGTTCTTGCCGCTTCCCTCCTCCTTCGGCAGATTGGCCTGCGCGGTACGAGAACGGAAGAGTTAAGGTCATTTCACTGGAGCAGGAGAAAAGTGTAATCACCCACCTGTCGTGTTGGATATGGCCAAGCACTCCATGGATCCCCTCGGGGTCTGCTCGAGAGGTGTCAGTTGCTCGGTAAAGTTAAGTGCGTTGATGGGGTTCCTGCTTCTGGCCACTTGGCTGGCTGGTGGAGGACCAACATCTCGGTCCCTCTGGAAGCCGTGCAGACTGATGGAGCGCTTGTCCGCGGAGAAGCCGCCGTTGTGCTGGGACTGCTGAGATACCTCAGGGAAACTCATCTGGGTCCTTAGCTTTGGGCCATAGAAATCATCTGGAGCTGGCTGTTGGAACCACATCTCGTTTAGAGAGTGACCTTTCAGAGCCGAGATAGGCGGTCTCTTTGGGCCACCGGTCTCTTTGACCCTGTGGTCCTGCTGTTGATTATTCTGCCCAGGGCATGGTGGGTTACAGGACGTTCTGACATTGCACTGGCTGAGGAGCTGCAGAGGGGTGGGGTTAGCCGTCGATTCAGCTTGGGAATCCAATTTGTAGCCATCCACGACTTGCTTCTGGTTCTGCCAGGCAGGTGGCTCACGTGTCAAACTGGGGGTTTGACTCGAGAGACTCAGTAGGTCCATTTGTAATGACAACGGGTCCACCTCGCCCGATATCGCCTCCGTTTGCCCTCCGCCGCCACTTTTTGCTGCCTTGGAGCTGCGTCTGGACTCTCTGGTGGAGCGAGCGCTCTGAAAGGCAGAATCCGAGGAGTCCGAGCCGTTGGGCTCCTCGCCCAGACTGCAAGAACGGGAGCAGAAGATTTGCCCTTGCTTGGGCAGGAAGGGTCGACCCAGCAGGGAGCGCTTGCAGCGGGCACAACAAAAGCAACCCTCGGAAGCGTGCCAGTGCTGCCCGTCGTACGTCATCTGGCCTTGGTCAATGCCTGCGGGTAGAACACATGGCACAGAGTTGATAAAAAAGCTTGCATTTTCAAGGTCAACGTTAATTCGAGAACAGAGGCACAAATTGTCTTTTGAGAAAAACAGCAAGACTCCAATTAAATTGTACTCTGAGGCAATCTCTGTGGAATTTTGCCAgtcatgaataaatgaaaaacttttttgccacatcttttgtttttttattgggtAATAGCTGCCATCTGGTTTTTCAAGCGTCAGTTTCATAATCGTTTCAGGGATTACACTGTCAGATGagagcatttttgaaaaattttgAATCATTTCAATTTTGGTCTCCCATCGCATGAATGTATAACTCAGAGTTGTACTGTAGGCCTGACCGAGAAAAATCCTTGCGCATTTTTCCCTCCACATTCCGCTGCGTACCAATATGCTCTCCGCAGGAATCACAGTACTCGGCGTAGAGGGATTCAAAGCAGGAGCAACAGTACGGCCTTCCATCCTTCATGATGTAGCGCTGGCCCCCGAGCACCGTCTCACACTCGAAACAGCAGAAGTGCTTCATGTGCCAGTGACGGCCTTCGGCCTCGGTGCACTCGTCCGCCAAGATGATCTGAGAAGGAACAAATCCGATAAGCCTACAGAGATGAAGCCTGACTATCATTGATAAAGTCTGGTTTTCACAACACACATGCTTTTCATTCCAACAGATTAGTAGAGTTAGATAGTGAATATGTGAGAGGCTTGTCTGGGAATTGTTGGGTATCAATCTTGCGGGACACATGCCCATCTGTTCCAAACATGTTGGGGTCAGCCACGGGGAAGTTCACATGAGGTGCCAGGATGattgttcttttttattttttattatgttttccCAGGCCAGTCCCTTAATGTTGCGAATcatggtttgtttttcttatccggcgttaaaaaaggaaaagcatgaaacaaaatatgtgTGTAAGCGAGTGACAAAATAATCTTTCAAGtttacttttcatttcttCAAGTGAGTAATCTGAATTAGCTGCGAATAATCCATGTCTAGACTATCAGACAGCAGAGTATGACTTTTTCACTCTTCTGTGGTGTGGCCAAAGGGAGAACATTTATCAATCATTCAAAAGGACTGTTGAGTGTGTGACACAAAAAAGACATTGTGCAAAGATTCGGGCC
Encoded proteins:
- the slc2a9l1 gene encoding solute carrier family 2 member 9, like 1 isoform X1 → METMLQQLTRGNALFLILILGIGGSFQGGYHMTSISSPSPFIKHFINSTWYERYAVPPPGGTITIIWSLIVSMFAVGGLLGAISVKSFSGLLGRKKAVICNSFIGIAAATIMLTSKWAKSYEMIIVARILFGYSAALGMSIHLMYLGEMSPRKLRGAVTMTSVTFASFGKLSAQFMGLSEILGRQELWNVVLCVPACLSVVHAMVMPYLPEAPRYLFIEKRDDKGCQKALQSLWGQGEFKQEMEEMLTEQAMMEAAPTKSPLLLLQDQTVRWQLITMSTIYCCNQLSGMSVVSTFAFDIFRRAGIPTDQIRYITIGLGITEMITSISCGLIIEHAGRRPLFWGGYAIMSACWLSVTVVLNLKGSNAWAPYLTAVLIILFIIFFSGGPGAAAGTLNSEIFIQSNRVSSFVIFGIQRWSVYAVMGLAFPILIDALDTYCFVIFACMSLLGCIYIFFILPETKGKTLLEISDQFKAITVCGKSFQEESQMETKL
- the slc2a9l1 gene encoding solute carrier family 2 member 9, like 1 isoform X2; its protein translation is MRDMRCRHQGAPSPSSGPSSCPCSLWGASLVPSVSSPSRVCWEGEKKAVICNSFIGIAAATIMLTSKWAKSYEMIIVARILFGYSAALGMSIHLMYLGEMSPRKLRGAVTMTSVTFASFGKLSAQFMGLSEILGRQELWNVVLCVPACLSVVHAMVMPYLPEAPRYLFIEKRDDKGCQKALQSLWGQGEFKQEMEEMLTEQAMMEAAPTKSPLLLLQDQTVRWQLITMSTIYCCNQLSGMSVVSTFAFDIFRRAGIPTDQIRYITIGLGITEMITSISCGLIIEHAGRRPLFWGGYAIMSACWLSVTVVLNLKGSNAWAPYLTAVLIILFIIFFSGGPGAAAGTLNSEIFIQSNRVSSFVIFGIQRWSVYAVMGLAFPILIDALDTYCFVIFACMSLLGCIYIFFILPETKGKTLLEISDQFKAITVCGKSFQEESQMETKL
- the prickle2b gene encoding prickle-like protein 2b isoform X2; this encodes MPVEMEKTVTKLMYDFQRNSTSDDDSGCALEEYAWVPPGLKPEQVHQYYSSLPEDKVPYVNSPGEKYRIKQLLHQLPPHDNEVRYCNSLDDEEKRELKLFSNQRKRENLGRGNVRPFPVTMTGAICEQCGNQINGGDIAVFASRAGHALCWHPACFVCSMCNELLVDLIYFYQDGKIYCGRHHAERLKPRCTACDEIILADECTEAEGRHWHMKHFCCFECETVLGGQRYIMKDGRPYCCSCFESLYAEYCDSCGEHIGIDQGQMTYDGQHWHASEGCFCCARCKRSLLGRPFLPKQGQIFCSRSCSLGEEPNGSDSSDSAFQSARSTRESRRSSKAAKSGGGGQTEAISGEVDPLSLQMDLLSLSSQTPSLTREPPAWQNQKQVVDGYKLDSQAESTANPTPLQLLSQCNVRTSCNPPCPGQNNQQQDHRVKETGGPKRPPISALKGHSLNEMWFQQPAPDDFYGPKLRTQMSFPEVSQQSQHNGGFSADKRSISLHGFQRDRDVGPPPASQVARSRNPINALNFTEQLTPLEQTPRGSMECLAISNTTGQSAEGGGKRQEHLSRFSMPDLSKDPGMNVSEKTLNSSVQFQSSDSLHGVNGGQPYMEINPSRSSQYQLQYCDPSGSGVGRSSAHLPPGFTYQEEDRTSLVSSANAARLPPISERRVSGVRGASVRIEVPEETPQRRRHHHHHRSRRSQRSRSENALNLVAERRVRPQERPQLHVREDYDRFPPPRSAREHFGVMGGGRYQPQLFRQCPRTTSDLSLQNPGAGRRTGLNQYSWDDYDDDWCSTCSSSSESEDEGYFLGEPIPRPLQMRYLSNQELVHKYSSGMGGTNRGAQLSTHKRRKSKNCIIS
- the prickle2b gene encoding prickle-like protein 2b isoform X1 translates to MFGRSLKKRASCRPLKSFDEPQRRLPLCASKEQCPGFSLHKWRKICVHCKCRREEHAVTTMPVEMEKTVTKLMYDFQRNSTSDDDSGCALEEYAWVPPGLKPEQVHQYYSSLPEDKVPYVNSPGEKYRIKQLLHQLPPHDNEVRYCNSLDDEEKRELKLFSNQRKRENLGRGNVRPFPVTMTGAICEQCGNQINGGDIAVFASRAGHALCWHPACFVCSMCNELLVDLIYFYQDGKIYCGRHHAERLKPRCTACDEIILADECTEAEGRHWHMKHFCCFECETVLGGQRYIMKDGRPYCCSCFESLYAEYCDSCGEHIGIDQGQMTYDGQHWHASEGCFCCARCKRSLLGRPFLPKQGQIFCSRSCSLGEEPNGSDSSDSAFQSARSTRESRRSSKAAKSGGGGQTEAISGEVDPLSLQMDLLSLSSQTPSLTREPPAWQNQKQVVDGYKLDSQAESTANPTPLQLLSQCNVRTSCNPPCPGQNNQQQDHRVKETGGPKRPPISALKGHSLNEMWFQQPAPDDFYGPKLRTQMSFPEVSQQSQHNGGFSADKRSISLHGFQRDRDVGPPPASQVARSRNPINALNFTEQLTPLEQTPRGSMECLAISNTTGQSAEGGGKRQEHLSRFSMPDLSKDPGMNVSEKTLNSSVQFQSSDSLHGVNGGQPYMEINPSRSSQYQLQYCDPSGSGVGRSSAHLPPGFTYQEEDRTSLVSSANAARLPPISERRVSGVRGASVRIEVPEETPQRRRHHHHHRSRRSQRSRSENALNLVAERRVRPQERPQLHVREDYDRFPPPRSAREHFGVMGGGRYQPQLFRQCPRTTSDLSLQNPGAGRRTGLNQYSWDDYDDDWCSTCSSSSESEDEGYFLGEPIPRPLQMRYLSNQELVHKYSSGMGGTNRGAQLSTHKRRKSKNCIIS